CATGCGTTCGATTGCCAGCAATGTCATTTCGAATATCCCGATGCTCGTGACCGACGAAGCCGCTCCGCGCGGCGTCGCCGAATGCTCGTGGCTGTCTGTCGTTTCGAACGGGGGTGTGCGAACACGACTCCGCCGGGTGTCCGGGAGATTCGGGCGGCCCGAGAAGTCGGGGCCGGGTCGATGTCCCACGCGGCGGGACCGCGTGTTCCCCCAGTACCGGGACAACCACGGGCAGCGTCCTCGGCACCCGCTGCGGGGCTACCGCGAAGGACTGCCGTGTCTCCCCCGTTCGATATCTACTGTTCGATACCTACTGGTCGTGCGGGGTCACTTCTCCGCCGCGACCGACGCCTCGCCCGGGGAGCCGGAAGCCTCCTCACCGGACTTCCCGGTGCTGAACTCCACTTCCTGCCCGGTGATCTGCATGAACGCCTCCTCGAGCGAAGCACGCTGCGCGGTGAGTTCGTGCAGTACGCAGTCGTACTTGGCGGCGAGCTCACCGACCTGCTCGGTCGCGCCGTCGGGCACCAGCAGGGTGTCCCGCTCCTGCTGGTTCTCGCGGGTGACGGAGAACCCGTTCGAGGTGAGGACCTCGCCGAGCTGATCGGCCTGCGGGCTGCGGACCTTCACCGAGGTGCTGCTGGAGCTTTCCACGAACTCCTGGGTGCTGCACTGCGCGATGAGCTTGCCGCGTCCCACGACGACCAGTTCCTCTGCCGTCTGGGCCATCTCGGAAAGCAGGTGGCTGGAGACCAGCACGGTGCGCCCCTCGGCCGCGAGCCGCTGCATGAACCGCCTGATCCAGTGGATCCCCTCCGGGTCGAGCCCGTTGACCGGCTCGTCGAACATCAGGATCTTGGGGTCGCCGAGCAGCGCGGTGGCGATGCCGAGCCGCTGGGACATTCCGAGCGAGAAGCCGCCCGCCCGGCGTCGAGCCACCTCCGAGAGCCCGACGATGTCCAGCACCTCGTCCACCCGCTTGGTGGGGATGCCGTTGGACCTGGCCATCCACTTGAGGTGCGCGTACGCGGACCGGTTCGGGTGAACCCACTTGGCGTCGACCAACGCCCCCAGTGTGCGCAGTGGGTTCTTGAGCTCGGTGTAGTGCTTGCCGTCGATGAGGACCTTGCCCGCCGTGGGTCGGTCCAGGCCGAGCATCATGCGCATCGTGGTGGACTTGCCCGCCCCGTTCGGCCCGAGAAACCCAGTTACCTTGCCGGGCTTGACGGTGAACGAGAGATCGTCGACCGCCAGCTTGGAGCCGTAGCGTTTGGTGAGGCCCACAGCCTCGATCATCGTCACTCCTGTGGATTCCGGCGAGCGGCCGGAAATGTAATCCGGCCTCATGTCACCCACCAGCCTGCCCGACGAACGGTCGTTGCCGCGTCCACCCGGGGTATAGAACCGAATCCACTTCAGGTCGTAGTGTCCCCGGACCCCCCTGAGACCCTCAGCCCGGAGCTCGTTCTCAGGGGGTCGCTCACTCGATCAGGCAGAACACTGGCACGAACCCGCCACGGGAGTGAGCACGGAACGCGCTCACTCGGAGCTGAACCAGCGTCCGAGAGCGGGAACCAGTCCGTTCTGGGTCACCGGACTCGTCACCTCGGCTGCGGTGAGCCGCACGGTCGCGGGTGCCTGCCCCATCGCCACCGAGTGGTGGGCCCATTCGAGCATCTGGAGGTCGTTGTCACCGTCCCCGGCCGCGAAGGTCCCCTCCGGGGAAACCCCGAGCTCCAACCGGAGTTTCTCCAGTGCCGCCGCCTTGCTGACCCCTGCGGGGACCACCGTCACCCACGGGTCGTAGTGGTCGATCGTGTAGGTGCACCCGGGCAGCTCGACACCTTCGAGCCGCCCCCACACCTCGGCCGGATCGCGGTTGGCCCAGTTCACGATGAAACGGGGTACCGGATG
This portion of the Actinopolyspora lacussalsi genome encodes:
- a CDS encoding ABC-2 type transport system ATP-binding protein (product_source=KO:K01990; cath_funfam=3.40.50.300; cog=COG1131; ko=KO:K01990; pfam=PF00005; smart=SM00382; superfamily=52540), which gives rise to MIEAVGLTKRYGSKLAVDDLSFTVKPGKVTGFLGPNGAGKSTTMRMMLGLDRPTAGKVLIDGKHYTELKNPLRTLGALVDAKWVHPNRSAYAHLKWMARSNGIPTKRVDEVLDIVGLSEVARRRAGGFSLGMSQRLGIATALLGDPKILMFDEPVNGLDPEGIHWIRRFMQRLAAEGRTVLVSSHLLSEMAQTAEELVVVGRGKLIAQCSTQEFVESSSSTSVKVRSPQADQLGEVLTSNGFSVTRENQQERDTLLVPDGATEQVGELAAKYDCVLHELTAQRASLEEAFMQITGQEVEFSTGKSGEEASGSPGEASVAAEK